Part of the Zea mays cultivar B73 chromosome 4, Zm-B73-REFERENCE-NAM-5.0, whole genome shotgun sequence genome is shown below.
GTGGTGGCTCAGCGTGGAGTGAGGCTGGCACGGCGGCCCACATGTCGGTCCCTTGCGGAGGGCACGCAGCCGAAATGGACAGTTGGGCCAAATCAGAGATGGTCGGCCCAGTTTGCACAGTTTCATTTCCTATTTTTATTCTATTTCAAattcccttcctttttattcaaatTCCAATATTTGGACTTCAATTTTGAGTTGTGGCTTCATCAGAAAAATTAAGTGCATAAATTATACACTTCATCGGTATGAATCAGTATTTTTAATTTATGTAAATATATATATTCTATTTATTTTTTCTTAGCACTTCCTTATTCATTTTCCTTGCTTTCCTCTCCTAATTCCATTTTCAAATTCTTATTTTAAAATTTAACTTGTCTCATAATTTACAGTACAAATGCAAGATTACAAGAACTTCGGCATGATGCACATTTTATTTTAAACATATCTCCTAATAATTCTTATAAAGGAGGAGGTAGTACAAGTGAATTTTATTTCTCTTTCTTATATtccaaatttgggtattacaaatcctaccccccttaaaaagaatctcatcctcgagatttaggaaggactagagaaaagatggggaaaatctatacgaagctcttcttctcttttccaagtagcttcatcttctccatggtaactccattgtactttgcacattttaataactttatttcttgtaattcgagtcaaagtgtcaagaatcttgataggatattccgtatacgttagatcatcttgaacactaagatcctccagcacttggttagccctctcggtctgcccatcagtttgaggatggtaggctgaactgaaattcaactgtgtgtccaagcactcgtgcaacttcttccaaaaccgagaagtaaactgtgatcctcggtcAGACACGATGTTTTTAGGCaccccatgtagacaaactatccgagtcatatacaattcttctagcttggctcccgtgtaattagtccttacaatatgaaatgagccactttcgtcaatctgtccacaatcacccaaatagagtcatatcctgcagGAGTgcaaggcaatccagtaatgaaatccatgccaatttcttcccacttccattcgggtatctttagtggatgcagtagtccagctggtctttgatgttcggccttgactctttgacacacatcacacttagccacatgtgcagccacatctctcttcaatccataccaccaatacttctgcttcaaatcctgatacatcttagtgctaccagggtgaatagagtaatcagaatcatggccttccttcagtatagtctcacgaaggctatcaatatctagaacacatatccggtccttaaaccatactgtgccttgctcatcctccgtgaattcttgACCTCTACCTttagtaataagatccttgatctcttgtatcttagcatcaccaacctgacctttacggatttcttgctccaaggtaggttccacatcaatagtgactccttcaatgtgtgcaactattcccaggttaattctcctaaaatcctcaacaatctcatcaggtagttggacaacaatagctgaatgaacatgttcctttcgactcaaggcatctgcaaccagattcgccttgcccgggttatAATGAatatccaaatcatagtccttaatgagctccaaccaatagcgttgcctaaggttgagatccttctgagtgaatatatacttcaaactcttatgatccgtgtacacttggcacttagttcccataatgtaatgtctccatatcttaagtgcgtgcattacggctgccagttctaagtcatgagtaggatagttcaactcatgttctcGCAACTgatgagacgcgtaggcaattacatgtccttcttgcataagcacacatcccaagctttggccacatgcatccaaataaatgtcaaatcccttctgtagatctggcataaccaacattgggggcgacatcaacctcatctttaattgatcaaagctatcgtggcacttctcgtcccacttaaactctcctcccttctccagaagtgaggtcataggcttagcaatcttagaaaatccttcaataaatctccgatagtatcctgcaagtcccaagaaactctgaatctcagtaactgtagtgggtacgctccatgccattatctccttgactttagcaggatccactgatatccctccattagaaataatatgtccaagaaatggcacctcgtcaatccagaactcgcatttgctatacttggcatagatttgattatctcgtagcttctgtagcaccaatctcagatgtttctCAAGATcagtatcactcttggaataaataagaatatcgtcgatgaatactacgacgaatctgtccagatactccatgaacaccttattcatcatattcataaaataagctggtgcattagttagtccaaatgacataaccgtgaactcatataaaccatatcgggttgagaaagccgtcttaggaatgttagaaggcctaatcttcatttgatggtaacccgatcggagatcaatcttcgagaataccctagcacctctcatctgatcaaataaatcctcaatgcggggtaatggatacttgttcttcacagtaacatcattaagggatctatagtccacacacatcctttgtgatccatccttcttttgtacaaacagaactggcgctccccaaggtgaggaactcgaatGAATGTACCcatcctcttgtaactccgttaactgcttcttaagttcttttaactcttctacagacatcctgtatggccatttagaagtaggagcagtcccaggtaagagatcaatgacaaactcaacttccctatctggtggcatccctggtaactcctctcgaaagacatccagaaaatccctaaccacacgaatGTAGTTTCCAACAAACTCCACATCTATGAAGAATGCCACACGTCTGGTAGAGGTAGTTACTGTAATTTCAACgttaaatctttctcctttagggctggtgagttctactgtACCCCTACCACAGTGTATGATGGCCTTTgcttttcttaaccatgacataccaaggattagatctatgctgcttgcctctaatattatagcggtaGCTCCGAAttatcttcccataattgtcaatgtcaatttatgtgtcatatgatttgcctcaacaggccctttgggtgtaattactatcattggtgttttcataattttcagtggtaactcatttgtgttggcatatcgagcagacataaatgaatgtgtagcaccagaatcaaatagtattgttgcaggaattgcattaatgtaaaacataccaagtgcgatgtcatccccatcaggagtagcatcagcgctgacttgattaaccctagcaatagagaatcccttgccagatcccggagtctgttgcttgttctgaatcagggtagtagcaatcctctgtgggcaaacatttgcataatgcccagtcttcccacacttgtagcaagtagTGCCTGCACTCTGTCCTGAAAATTTCGTCGGGGTGCAAGTGGGGGTAGCCGACGAGTCGGTGGATTCCCCTGAGGTGAGTGCTGGGCTGGGCGCTGGCCTCCtccagtgcgaactggtgtaccctggggtaaactgtagcgaggacgaacgctGCTGCTTCCCTGTCCCTGGGAtatcgccttcctcttcaaatctcccagctgaacacacttgtgttcaatagctagggcttTATCGAGCAGCCTCtggaatgatggaaatgtatgtgccactaaagtatactgtagaggtccattaagtccttcaataaagtgctcttgcttcctctcatcttcagcaacttcatccGGTGCATATCTGGAGAGCTGAATGAACTTATCGCGGTACTCGCTTACTGACATGCTTCcctgcttcagcgacagaaattccttcttcttaatcttcatcagtccagcgggaatatggtagtttctgaactgagtaGAAAATTCTGCccatgtgatagtatcagcagcatcgtgggcagcagtgtatgaatcccaccaatcaccaacaggacctgtcagacgaccagaagcatatagaaccttctcccggtcagagcactgagcaatattcagcatcttctctatggacttcagccaatcatccgcgtccagtggatcaggagagTTAGCAAATGTCGATGGCTCATGGCTCATGAACtctcggtgcttgtcccggggtggaactggtggtggtggaggcagtggtgcttgttgctgttgctgttgctgttgcgcccttatctcctggcgtatctcctctcgctcttggcgcttctcctAGCGTATATCATCTCACacttggcgcatctcctggcgttcctgccgcatctacgcgtgcatatccgccatggtgtctgccatctgttgcattatcctCATTTGAGCTACAACTGCTGGGTCAACTCCGGCTGGTGGAGGATTCAGATGATTCATCTCGGCTTGCTGCTGTTGTTGTCTAAATACCCTCCGGTTGAATGGGTTGGCAGGTAAATCAATTCCTCCTCCCTTCatagtattgaccatctgagttagaaacatatggtaagagagaaaggattgtagacaaggcaggtaattacgaggcatgttactttgggggatttattagctaagcagattaatgttttacctactaaAACTAATTCAttatcttatggtggtacatgctaagatgtccatttataatatctcaatcaatcaaagaagcaaatcaggcatttatcatcagaacaatcaaccaacatttttaaatagagaaaatagttttaattttgtcttaggtctcctatctcttaagaaggtcataaatgtaggattccaaagtgtgaaacccatcttgtcttagagtagaaaaggtaagaacaatcagagtagaacagtagaaggtgagacaggatcaagataagtttaggaagaatcagagtaaggtaagtaggtaagggttttgtctatttctatctaggtttcgtcctacagtcaacatttcctatgataccacttctgtcacacccggatttaaagaacaaagccagatgcatctcatacatgcgccaaagaagacaacatatataataacagagtgtatagagataaatgtcacaataacgtcagagtacttattacattgtGGAAGTCttataaaataaaagataaatataaaacgaactaaggatcatccttggtgcTATAAAGTCaattgggagacgccacctagatcagatcgaactcctcactgtgtggctcctcttgaaccacctgtccttctcctgtgggggggtgtgagacagcaagggtgacccacacatgatcatagctcaaaaaGTTGTGTGGAAACccgtgggcatgaactcaccaaaggtgggagttcatgtgatgtgtaaggttgatcaacaataggggttaaagctgagcattgcttttaataagttggtcaaattttattagcagttactaagtgtaagtaaataccaaaccataataaataatagaacaaaattaataaataatcccatgcaatgcgaatgacaaattgaatttaagttacataaattaatcatgtgagtgtccgagtcgctcatgactgtgagcatggctagtataccagttttacactctgcagaggttgtaccttgtacccacaagtcatgttacccatctgccaagagatggccacccATACacttctaccgaggaggcgaggcagggtaacactacgaggcctttacaaagttccactagcttcagaaaacccgctacagtttatgggaagagcacttgcaagaatcccctgtctgaccgctgtcgcagcaaaatcaacccgagaacctcctgcatgcaactcccctactgcccttggccctttcgggtaaggtagtcttccactagcattcctaattagttagccaaggggtcccattcctcccttgtggtgacacgttttcctgggtggttctctatgttcccattaacataatgatcttatcatgaacataaataacataacagaataactggaacatggatgtaatgaaatattaacccaaaaccgcaaactacccaagtgattcaggggtaaacaaggtaaaaaggataaacagactagggtgacctattgggtctcatcaaaattaacctatgcaaattattatgattaataagaacatgactggataaaaagaagtgatcaagggcacaacttgccttcaatgagctcctgctcagcaacttctatctgttgggcaccaggatcctcagtcacaggctcttctactcaccataatacaaacatacatagtatatagagaaaattaacatcacaccaaacatgtaaacaaaatacataataataatctacacattaaaataagatcctaggaacatgaaccattaattttggagttatggatcttaaattatgaatttccaaaggttttatgtatttaatacaagattaagtaaaagataaattttaatgtgtatttcatgtcaaaacagtgacactaatggataaacaataatattataaaattatagaaattggaatgggtcaatttggagttcatatgaattttctatgattcatacaagttctagcaattattttttttattaaaaaccaattctatatttatttctctatttttattcTTCTCTGGATTGGGCATCAAATTTCAAAAAGTGCAGGGGGCTCGGCGCAAGTAAACCCTAGACTCATACTGCACCgtggttggactgcgggtttattcatGTAAACtgcagggtctctttagcaaaatgtACCTACAAAGCGGTACACGACGATCTCGGCCGCACGATTAAGGTTctgtggcccagattagatctgaGCCCCGGTAGGCACACGAGCCACAGGATCTACGATCTACGGCTCAAAATCAATCACTGAACCGGTATGCAGCTTCGACCACACGATCTCCATCCAACCGCCCAAGTTACATCTCGCCCGAATAGTACACACATCCAAACCTGGCCTCTGGCTTCTAAATCGATGGCTCACTAGTCATCTTCCCCAGCTCGACACTAGGGCACGCCCGACAGCGCTCCTAGCGGCGGACACGCCATGCCGTGCCACTGCTCCCTACGAAACTAACTGGTTGCACCCAGGTCCCGAGTCCGCGCCCAACCTTGCCTCCATGGATTGCCCACAACGTCCCGTCAGTGACTAGAATACCATGGAGGAGAAAGTAGGGCTCACTAGAGACCAACGCCGAGACGGGTTGTCCGCCACCGAGGTTGATGCCGACCCGGCTTGACCCGCTTCGTGGCGCCGCGACAAACCACCGGAGATCACCCGGCACTGCGCCTGAGCCCCATATTACGCCCAGTACGCTGACCGGCCGTAGTGCACACTTCTTCCCCCCACTTCTCTCTCTCGACCTGTGGCGGCACTAGGTTTTTAGGGACGGGATTGGGCACACGAGCATCCGCGCCGATTATATACGAGCTCCCCATGGCGGCCGCATCGCGGGGAGGTTGTTAAGCAGTCCGCCAACGTCCGAATTGCGCGCTACGATTAGTAAGTTGTTTAGGATGAAATATGGTGGCCACGCTTGTCCCCGACGGGTGGGCCCCAAACATCAGCGCCTTCACCAGCCGGCCCATGGTGGGCGACCTGGTAAGCGCCAGCTGCAGTCCACCCCACATGGTGGTGGCTCAGCGTGGAGTGAGGCTGGCACGGCGGCCCACATGTCGGTCCCTTACGGACGGCACACAGCCGAAATGGACAGCTGGACAAAATCGGTGATGGTCGGCCCAGTTTGCACAGTTTCCTTTCCTATTTTTATTCTATTTCAAattcccttcctttttattcaaatTCCAATATTTGGACTTCAATTTTGAGTTGTGGCTTCATCACAAAAATTAAGTGCACAAATTTTACACTTTATCAGTATGAATCAGTATTTTTAATTTaagtaaatatatatatatatattctatttATTTTTGCTTAGCACTTCCTTATTCCTTTTTCCTTTCTTTCCTCTCCTAATTCCATTTTCAAATTCTTAGTTTTAAATTTAACTTGTCTCATAATTTACAGTACAAATGCAACGTTACAAGAACTTCGGCAAGATGCACATTTTATTTTAAACATATCTCCTAATAATTCTTATAAAGGAGGAGGTAGTACAAGTGAATTTTATTTCTCTTTCTTATATtccaaagttgggtattacaaaggTCCCACGAGCCACAACCTGGCCGGCGACGACGATGCACGCGCGTGGTAGTTCTTTATcattttctcaacttctcaatagatgcaccaatgacTAACATATTTAAGTTGATCGATTTGTCACTTGAACTTCTAATATGGTGCTAAATTATTATTATACCATAACATTAAATGAACTATGAACATTGGCTATTATTAAATATTAATTAGGCCAAGCCCACATTCATCcaactatagatggccaaatgagaCGTGTTTGACGGGCCGGCCCaaagcacgacccatttaatagtgccggGCCGGGCCCGACACGACAGCCGTGCCGTGCTTAggccgcagcctcggcccgcagtGCCGGTCCGgcacgattatatattttttattttataaaacatAGTATATATACATTAAGATTTTATATTTGCTATTTATAACAAATTTACTAGAGTTCTACTAGTTAGTCTTTTACATATAGCGCTTTCAGCCTTGTAGATGGAGGTTGTGGGTTCAAAACCTCATTTTGCACAGTTTTTTTGCTAGTTTTTCTGATTTAATGGAACAACATGGACAAATTAAACGGGCCGACCCAGCACGGCTACCAAGCcggcgtgccgtgcctgggccgcgtCTGCGGCACACGGGCCGACCGGGCACAGCCCATTTATCTGTCGGGCCTAACGGGGCCGTGTCGGGCCGCCCGTTTGGGTACCTATACATCCAACAACAAGTACACAGGCTTTTTCACGTTAAGTTGGGTCTTATCAAACCCTATATGGGAAGTGCGACGTATTTGTTAAGTATATATATCCCCATGTCTTTGGTCAGATCTTTATTACACAAATGTGCGCCGCCATGTTCTCCAATCTCTTCGCCAAGTTTGACTACGGACGATCGTCTCCACCGAAGACGCCACACGATGACGGCCGCCGTAGCCACATGTCTGATCTTTCCCTAGAAAGACAGCCTCGACGGTCGTCCGTCTCCGTCCGCATGGAGGCGCCCGTGGATGATGACGACGTCACTGCGGCGCCCGTAGCCGAGGTGATGAGCACGGACCATGGCGGCCACGAGGAGTCGTCTCCACCGAAGACGCCACACGATGACGGCTGCCGTAGCCACATGTCTGATCTTTCCCTAGAAAGACAGCCTCGACAGTCGTCCGTCTCGGTCCGCATGGAGGCGCCCGTGGATGACGACGACGTCACTGCGGCGCCCGTAGCCGAGGTGATGAGCATGGACCATGGCGGCCACGAGGAGTCGCCGACGGTCCCGTGCCTCGCGTTCGCGTCCGAGCACGGGTACAGCATCTTCTCCCTAGCCTACATGCGCATGCTCGACGGCGCCGATGTGCGGCCAATGCCTCCGGTGCCCGGCCGCCGTCTCATGACATCTCCGTACGGCGGGACGGTGCTGGCCACGGACGTGTGCTACAGGCACCCGTGCTACCTCGTCAACCCCTTCACCGGCTCGCGCGCGTCGCTGCCGGACCTGCCCATCCCCTTCTCGGAGAAGGAGCCGATCGAGTGCCGCAGCGACGAGCCACGCCCGCGCTGCGCGCGCGTCACTGACGATGGGCTCGCGTGGGACTGGTCCCCGCGCGGCATCTTGGTGGCCCGTGGCGACACGGCCTTCTTCTGTGAGCACGGCGGCGAGCGGTGGACGCCGGTGCACCAGTCGCAGCTCGGCTCGCCCATGACCATCAACTACCGCGGCGGGCTCTTCTTCGTCCTCGAGCTGCACACGCTGAAAACAACGGTCATCGACGCAGGCACGCTGCAAGCCCGCGCGAAGATCCCGGCGCCGCCGGTCTTGGGCGACGTCGACGACGCCTACCTAGCGCCATCGCAAGACGACGCGATCCTCCTGGTGCACCACGCTGGAGACAGCAATGGCGTGATCTTTACCAATGCGTACCGCGCGCGGCTCAGGGGCAACCGGAGGACACCGAGGTGGAAGCCAGTGCTCGACATCGGCGACCGCGCGGTGTTCATCGACGGCGCGCACGGGTTCACAGTCACCGCCGACCCAGAGGGAGCGAAAGCGAACCGCGTGTACGTGATTCTTGCCAATCGGCTAACACACCCATGTGGACGTCTGGCCGTCGTGTTTGACGTCGGCTTCTCCGACCTTAGGAGGCCAGAGCGCATGGGGCGGCTAAAGCTAAACACCGGCGAGGTTGAGCCAATGTGGGGCCAGCCGCACTGGATCATGCCTAGGGATAGATCGGATCGTCGTCAAGGATATATCAACTAGTACAGTTTATTGTAGGTAGTTACATTAGTTTACATACTCTGGCTGTCAGGCACTATTTCTACGTAAAGTTTTTTTTGGCATTAGGGAAATATATTACGGATCTATAAGATATTTTGAGTTTTAAAAGCTACTGATAAATCTACATGTACGTTGCAATGCGAAATAAACTGTGTCTATGTTTAAATATTTTAATGTTATAAACCTACTTAAATGACAAGAGGAAATATGGAGTAGGCAGTGAGACATGGACCATCCTTTGAGGCGGTAAACGATGAATATACTTGCTACGTTTTCTATAGCGAGGCTCGAGTATAGAATATAGAGAcatatacatcttgttgctaaagTGGGATGTTAATGTGGATTTTGAAAGCAACAACCATGATTCGAATCCACATATATGCATAATTTTAGTTTTTTTACCATTTAAATATAGCGGAGCAGTTAAAGATGAACATAAATAGAGTGGAGCAGGTAGAGGTGAATAGAAGTAGAGGCTACAATGACTGTGTGTTACGATGATGCACAAATCATTCGATAAAATGTTAATGCACAACTGTTCCATGAAAACGGATAAATATCGCAAGATTTCTTTGTCAACAATCAATACATTGTCTAATTTTGCCTCAGCTATTCAAACTCTATCTCACTATTTAATCTAATATGATTTCTTTAGATCAAATAAGGTAGCGAGGAGGGGAGGACCACGACTGTGTGGcccgggagggaggagggaggtgCGGCGCGTGGGATGCTCGGGACGATGTGCCAGCCCATTACATGGGGGAGGTGTGAGGAAGTAGACGTACGACCTACGCGATATTACAACATCTTGATAGAAGATCTAAACCTAGGAATGTAACATCACAATAACCAAAGTGGCTTTATCATTTTCTAGTAACATCTTAGTAAACTTCGTCAATGGCATTACCCCTATTCAAGGCTTTCAAACTCCAGAGTGGCTTTATCATTTTCTATTTCGCATATCACATCACCAATCAATATATGAAATAACATAAAGTTTAATGATACCGTTCTCCGAACTAAAACACATTAAATGTATTAAAACAGTATTCGTTTTAAGGTGTCAATGGATTAGTACAATATTTGATATATGCGttttatatgtgtctagatttattGTCATCCATTTGAATATGGATACAAAAGTAAGTAGCCAAAACGAACACTATTGTGGAACAGAGAGAGTAACTAAGACAAAAGTTTAAAGACTTTACCATAGTAGGGGATAGTGCTGGCATTCCAACCACCGGAGATGTGGAGGAAGCCCTGCCAAAAAAAAAAGACAAGAACGAATTA
Proteins encoded:
- the LOC100276092 gene encoding uncharacterized protein LOC100276092; the encoded protein is MEAPVDDDDVTAAPVAEVMSTDHGGHEESSPPKTPHDDGCRSHMSDLSLERQPRQSSVSVRMEAPVDDDDVTAAPVAEVMSMDHGGHEESPTVPCLAFASEHGYSIFSLAYMRMLDGADVRPMPPVPGRRLMTSPYGGTVLATDVCYRHPCYLVNPFTGSRASLPDLPIPFSEKEPIECRSDEPRPRCARVTDDGLAWDWSPRGILVARGDTAFFCEHGGERWTPVHQSQLGSPMTINYRGGLFFVLELHTLKTTVIDAGTLQARAKIPAPPVLGDVDDAYLAPSQDDAILLVHHAGDSNGVIFTNAYRARLRGNRRTPRWKPVLDIGDRAVFIDGAHGFTVTADPEGAKANRVYVILANRLTHPCGRLAVVFDVGFSDLRRPERMGRLKLNTGEVEPMWGQPHWIMPRDRSDRRQGYIN